In Nocardioides sp. JS614, the sequence TCGGGGTCGAAGGCGCGGGCGGCCTGGACGAGCGCGAGGAGGCCTGCGGAGTGCAGGTCGTTGCGGTCCATGTACGACGGCACCCGCGCCATCGTCTCGCGCACCAGGTGCGCCACCAGCGGCACGTGCTCGACGGCGAGCTGGTCGCGCTCCGCGGTCGTCAGAAGGGTGGAACGGCCCGAGTTCACGCGAGTAGTGACACATATCCGGACCGGTCATGACGCAATACCCGCGGGACGCGCCCGGGAATAGCCCGGGAGACCACCCACTCGGTAGAAGTCGTCTTCCGAGGCGTGCCGAACGAGCCATGCCGTCACCATTCGAACGGACCATGCCGCGAACAGGCATCTCGCAGTCGCGAGCCACGCCCGATGGCCCTAACGGACTACCTCCACCATCAGCGACGGCTGGTGACGTACTGGTCCAGATTGTTCAGGGTGGACGCGAAGGCTGCGAGATGGTCCTCGGTGGAGATGCCGTCGGGAACGTCGGTCGCCGTGATGGTGACGAGTGTCCCGCCGCCGACCGGCTCGAGGGACCAGGTCATCGCCATGGTGCCCGACAGGTCCGGGTCGTCGGAGACGAAGCCCGCTTCCTCGACGATGCGACGTGGCCTGTCGACGCTGGCGAACCTCACCTCGACCACGTCCGTGTTCGCGCCGGACTTGCCCGGCGTCGACGCGTCGTCGTAGGTCAGCGTCATCCGGTAGCCGCCGCCGGGCCGGGCGTCGAACCAGGCGAAGCGGCCGGTCATGCCGGCGGGTGGCAGCCAGACCGTCCTGGCCTGTTCATCGACAAGGGCAGCGAACACCTCGTCGGGCGGTGCGTCGATGACGGCCCTTCCTACGTCGGTGTGGCCCATCCGGGCAGCGTAGGGCCCGGGCGCAAAGCGTCGCGACCGATGGCCGGGCGGATCGAGGACCAGGCGGATCGTGGCCAATCGGCTCATGGACGGGGCCTCAGCTCGGTGCCACGATGACGCGGTGAACGAGGTGAACCAGGTCTCGAGCTTCTACAGCGGTCCACGAGGGCTGGTCGCCGCCATCGGCTCGGCACTGGACGCGGCCGGCATGGAGAGGGCATCACTGCGCCCCGCCGACCTCGCACCCGTCGACGAGTTCCACATCCGCGGCCGTGCGGCGTCGCTGGAGATCCTCGAGGCACTCGGCCTCGATGCCGACTCCCACGTGCTCGACCTCGGCAGCGGGCTGGGCGGGCCCGCCCGGACTCTCGCGGAGCTCTCCGGATGCACGGTCACCGGGGTCGACCTCACCTCGGAGTTCTGCGAGGTCGCGACGGCGCTCTCGCAGTGGACGGGCCTGTCCGACCGCACCCGCTTCCAGGCCGGCGATGCGACGGCCACCGGCCTTCCGGACGCGGCGGTGGACGCGGCGCTCACGGTGCATGTGGGCATGAACATCCCCGACAAGGCTGCGCTGTACGCCGAGGCCTTCCGGGTGCTCCGACCCGGCGGCAGGTTCGTCGTCTACGACGTCCTCCAGGGTGAAGGCGGTGAGGTCCGATACCCCGTGCCCTGGGCCGACGACCCGTCGACGAGCTTCCTCGCGACCCCCCAGGACATGCGTGGACTGCTCCCGGAAGCGGGCTTCGAGCTCATCTCGGAGGCGGACTCCTCGGACGAGAGCCTCACCTGGTTCCAAGAGATGCGCGCCCGGATCGAACGCGACGGACCGCCTCCGGTCACGTTCGCGGCCTTCCTCGGCGACCGGTTCGGCCAGATGGCCGCCAACCAGGTCGCCAACCTCGCCGAGCGGCGCATCCGCACCGTCATGTACACCTGCTCGAGACCGACCTGATCGTCGTCAGGCGACGGCGAAGTCGGGGGCGAGTTCGATGTGGATGGGGCTGTGCCAAAGCTCGACGATCAGGGGCTTGCGCGGCGGGGTCGGCTGATCGTCGATCGGGGTGCCGGCCTGTACCGCTCCGGGCCCGGGTCCGTTGGACGGCACTTCGAGGCTTGCTGCGCTCGCACCTCAACCACCGCGACGGCGACCGGAGCCAGCTGTCAGGGCACGAGGCCCTGCCTCCACTTCCGGGGTCCCGACAAGCTCGACCACCGGCTCACGAGCTCGACCAGCGGTGTCAGGCGAGGATGCGGGCGGGGTGCTCGACGAGGTCGACGAAGGCCGCGA encodes:
- a CDS encoding class I SAM-dependent methyltransferase produces the protein MNEVNQVSSFYSGPRGLVAAIGSALDAAGMERASLRPADLAPVDEFHIRGRAASLEILEALGLDADSHVLDLGSGLGGPARTLAELSGCTVTGVDLTSEFCEVATALSQWTGLSDRTRFQAGDATATGLPDAAVDAALTVHVGMNIPDKAALYAEAFRVLRPGGRFVVYDVLQGEGGEVRYPVPWADDPSTSFLATPQDMRGLLPEAGFELISEADSSDESLTWFQEMRARIERDGPPPVTFAAFLGDRFGQMAANQVANLAERRIRTVMYTCSRPT
- a CDS encoding SRPBCC family protein, which encodes MGHTDVGRAVIDAPPDEVFAALVDEQARTVWLPPAGMTGRFAWFDARPGGGYRMTLTYDDASTPGKSGANTDVVEVRFASVDRPRRIVEEAGFVSDDPDLSGTMAMTWSLEPVGGGTLVTITATDVPDGISTEDHLAAFASTLNNLDQYVTSRR